Genomic segment of Microbacterium hydrocarbonoxydans:
CCCACTCGGTTCGTCGCCCCACTCGGCGAAACCACCCATCCCGCACGAAACCCGCCATCCTGCACGAAACCCCCGCCCCGCACACGGGTCTCGTGCAGAGAAGGCGGTTTCGCCACAGCGCCCCGCCACGCAGAAGTGCCCGGCCCCCTGACGGGACCGGGCACTTCTCAGAGAACTGCTCGCGATCAGGCGAGGTCGTTGTCTGCGAGCCACTTCTTCGCGATGTCAGCGGACGACTGCTCCTCGACCGTGCTCAGCACGTTGAGGGCGACGAGCTCGTCGCCGGTCAGCTTGGCGCTGATCGCGTTGAGGACATCGGAGACATCGTCCGCGATGTCGCTCGAGACGATCGGCACCACGTTCGACGAGATGATCAGGTTCTCGGGGTCTTCGAGCGCCACGATCTCCTCGGTCTCGAAGGCCGGGTCGGCGGTGTAGATGTCAGCGACCTGGATCTGGCCGGCGAGCAGCGACTCGAGTGTGGTCGGGCCGGTGGCCGAGAACGTCAGGTCGACGCCGTAGACCTCTTTGGCCTTGGCCGGGCTGTACGGGCGCTGCTCGAACTCGGGGGCAGCGCCGATCGTGACCTCGGAGGTGACCTTCGAGAGGTCGCCGATGGTCGTCAGGCCGTTCTCCTCGGCGAAGCTCTTCAGCACCGTGTAGGAGTCCTGGTCGGTCGCCTCGGCGAAATCGAGAGCGGTGAGGCTCTCGGGCAGCGCCTCCTGCAGGGCCGCGTAGACGTCGTCGGGACTCGTGACATCGACCTCGTCATCCGAGATGTACTCGAGCAGGCTGCCCGTGTACTCGGGGAAGACGTTGATCTCGCCCGACTCGACATCGGGCATGTACGCATCGCGCTGACCGATGTTGAGCTTCTTCTCGACGTCGAAGCCGGCGCCCTCGAGAGCCTGCGCGTAGATCTCGGCGATGATCTCGTTGGAGTAGTACGCCTGCGAGCCGACGACGATCGTGTCGCCGCTGCCCGATTCCTCTGCCGAGTCGGACGGCTCGTCGAGCGGGTTGCTCGAAGAGCAGGCGGACAGGGCGAGTGCTGCCGCGGCGACAAGACCGACGGCGAAGACAGAACGCTTGCCTCGTGCTGTGAACATGGACTTCCTCTTCTCTGGGACTGCTGTGGGGGACATCACGGTGGATGGATGATTCAGGCGGCAGCCGGTTCGACGGCCGTGGGGCGAGCCGCCGCGCGTGACCGGCGGCGCGTGGGGCGACCGGTGCGCAGCCCGGCCGGTACGGCGGCATGCTGCAACGCCGCGAAGATGAGGTCGACGAGCAGCGCGAGCACGGCGACGATGATGGCACCGGCGAGCACCTGATCGAACCGCCGCAGTGGGATTCCCTGGATGATGGGCCACCCGAGTCCACCGAGGTTGACGTAGGCCGCGATCGTGACGGTCGCGATGACCTGCAGCAGCGCCGAGCGGATGCCGCCGACGAGCAGCGGCATGCCGAGCGGCACCTCGACCTTCCAGAACACCTGCCAGCCGGTCATCCCCATCGACTTCGCGGCGTCGATCACTCGACGGTCGATCGCTTCGAGTCCTGTGTAGGCGCCCGCGAGCAGCGAGGGGAT
This window contains:
- a CDS encoding ABC transporter substrate-binding protein, with the protein product MFTARGKRSVFAVGLVAAAALALSACSSSNPLDEPSDSAEESGSGDTIVVGSQAYYSNEIIAEIYAQALEGAGFDVEKKLNIGQRDAYMPDVESGEINVFPEYTGSLLEYISDDEVDVTSPDDVYAALQEALPESLTALDFAEATDQDSYTVLKSFAEENGLTTIGDLSKVTSEVTIGAAPEFEQRPYSPAKAKEVYGVDLTFSATGPTTLESLLAGQIQVADIYTADPAFETEEIVALEDPENLIISSNVVPIVSSDIADDVSDVLNAISAKLTGDELVALNVLSTVEEQSSADIAKKWLADNDLA
- a CDS encoding ABC transporter permease, translated to MNLFLEAIAWMLAPEQWQGRYALPVLLGQHLLLTVISVVIAALIALPIGWLIGHTGRGREIAVAVSGAARAIPAFGLMVLLVLLLGVLRIPEAAIITFVLLAIPSLLAGAYTGLEAIDRRVIDAAKSMGMTGWQVFWKVEVPLGMPLLVGGIRSALLQVIATVTIAAYVNLGGLGWPIIQGIPLRRFDQVLAGAIIVAVLALLVDLIFAALQHAAVPAGLRTGRPTRRRSRAAARPTAVEPAAA